From the Hordeum vulgare subsp. vulgare chromosome 1H, MorexV3_pseudomolecules_assembly, whole genome shotgun sequence genome, the window GTGAGGTTTCTCGTCTCGGTCGAAATGTTTGATCCGACCTACTTCTTCGCTTGCCGGATTCGGAAGACGCCGTCTGGTGCGTCCCATTGTTGTGGCCGTGTCTTCCCGATTGCCTGCAGAAATTGATCGACCGAACCTTGCGATTCAGGGGTTGCGCCGCCGCCGAGTAGATTGGATTCACTTGGTTTCTGGTAGAATTTATTTAGATTTATCGGCTGCTGGCTTGTGATATCTTAAGATGCATTATCCGATCAGTGCAGTAAGAGTATACCCGTGAAAGGCCATGCTTCACAAGATCGATATGCTGGGAATGGTGCTCATCAAGTTCCATCTGTTTGATGGAGGGCCAGCATGTAGCTGGGGTGGGAGTGTGGATTGATTCAGGGGCAAACTGGCATGAGCACAATCAAAAAGGGAGCTGGCATCTCTTAGTAATTGTTATACTCGATAGGCACATCAGCTTACTTCATTCCCAATATTCTGTGGATTTGTAGGGCTTGAAGTTTACACAAATTTGATGTAGAGGTGTGCATAGTTGAAACGGGCTATTATTATTTTTGTTCTTGATGATGTGGTCACGTGTCATAAGCTGGCATAATCTCTTACCCAGTGCCTTTAAAGTTCATGCTCCTATTGGTAGAATAATCTGAGAGAAGTTGTCCATACACAATTGTTGAATTGTTGTCTGGTGTTGGTTGGATGATGAACTGCAGTTTTTTGTTGtgtctcatattcagattttagaTGCTATCTTTTGCACTGACCTTACTGGATTACGTCCTTCTCGGACTTCCATTTGACCCGTGTGGTAGTTTAGGTTCCCAGGGAACTAAGCTAAACATGAAGGACATATGTTTCGTTTTTATGAAGATGGATGCCAAATCTAAATTAGGAAGTTAACTTTTAGCCTGATCAGACCCTGGCATCAATTAATCGTTGTTAGTCATGCACGATGAAATCTTCTTGTTTCAACTACaacagtttgcttgaagtattgcaTGCCATGAGGACTTTACTAATTATAGTTTTCCTATTGATAGCCTTCACCAATGCAAAATGCTGCCAACATATGCGACTGCAAACCTTACATTTTGTTATTTGGTAGGGCTATGGACCACAGTCAGTTGAAGAGAAACAAAGGCTATATATGCTGCTGAGAAGCTTGAATTTTAATGGAGAATCTTTGCCTGCATCAGTCTCTGAGCCCTATACACCAACTGCTCAGAAATTTGGTAGTGGGACTTCTGCAGAGGGTCTGTATTCACCTGAACTTAGAGGCGAACTTGGAGCTGGTCTTCTGGATCTCCATGCTATGGATGACACTGGACTTCTTTCTGAGGTATGTTTCCAAGTCTTGTCTGCAAAGTGCCCTTTTGATATCTTAGTTAACATCCGTAAGTCAATGGCAGTTCATACTTTATGTTGATTCATGGCTTTGGAAATGTCTTCATGCAGTCCATTTCAGCTTAGTGTGTTTCCTTCTGACAGGATGTAGATTCGGAACCATTTGAGCCTTCAcccttcatgccaaaggaaattgatgatgatgaggatgatatgATAACAGGAAGCCAGCTAGGTCCAGCAGATAACTATAATGCAGTGACGAGTGAAAAGGAGATCAGTACTAGAGAAAATAATGTAGCGAAGATCAAAGTTGTGGTATGGTAATCTCTTTAAGTTGTTGTTTGTGACTTGTCAACACTAAGCAGATATACCTGATTTAGTCTAACAATATATTCAGGTAAGAAAGAGGCCCCTGAACAGAAAAGAGTTATCTCGAAAGGAAGATGATGCTGTAGCTGTGCATGATTCATCTTCTTTGACAGTTTATGAACCTAAGCTGAAGGTATGCACTGTTTGTCTTCAGGAAGTCTTATTATGCCTgcactattttatttttgtttaatcTTTAATAGTTTACTCTATGAAAATCAATTTATTTTACCTTTTGAATGTCTGAACAAATTGAAGTGCTCCTGGTGATTGTTTTCATGTTTTTCCTTTTATGTACATCAACATCTTATTTCTACTGGAAGGTGGACTTGACAGCGTATGTGGAACAACATGAATTTTGTTTTGACGCTGTCCTGGATGAGGATGTTTCCAATGACGAGGTAttactttttctcttgtttgagtGACATTTCTTGATATAATTATTCTCAAAAAATTATTTCTATGGCATTAAAAACTGCATATTATATAAGTTGCTCATCAAATTCAGTTTTTTTACTTCTACTGCTTTGAACTCGGGACAGAATTGGAAATTGGTGACAAGTTAGCTTCACATATGATGGTTTGAACACATGATGATTTGACAGTTGTTGAAGAAAAACTGATGGTGTTTGAAAATTCAAGGGGGCAGCTGCCGAGGCTGCTCCAGTCCCATTACTATCAGCCCGCGAGTATATGACTTACCCTGTCATTGATAACTAAGACATTATATATATAGCACAATCCCCATATTCGATTGCTGAAGTAGCAACGTGGCTGCTGACATAAGTTTATTAAGCCTATATGCGCATACCTCTATGCTCAGTTGCTCTTCATTCTGCCAGCTCGATTCCCAAGTATTCTTCTCCAACTCTGCTCAAATCACATGCTCACCAACCAATGTGTCTTGACTGTACATCATTCTGTTGCTGCCCATCACCACCATTTGTGTGCCTTGGCCCATCACACTAGTGCTTGCATGCCCATTTATTTGGCAGCTGCAGCTctgcttgaatttttttgagcAAATTTGTTCAGAGGATGGTTGACTACTGTGTTAACCCGCAGTTATGTGTCTTCATTTATCCAACTTCGGGATGGCAATGAGCTAGTGCTAAATTTGGGACTACCAGTTTCCAGTTTACATAGTTGTACCATCATTTTCTCCATTATAGTCAATGTGGTGTACACTACATTTTCAGTAAATTGATTTACCTTTTGTACTCTCTGGACAGGTGTATCGCGAGACGGTGGAACCAATTATACCAATAATATTCCAGAGAACAAAAGCAACATGTTTTGCTTATGGACAAACAGGTTGGGCAATACTGTTTTTTGCTGAAAGTTATACATACATATTGCATTTCTTTAAGCACAAATAGTCATTGTTTCTGTGATTTCAATAGCGTGTAAAGTATTGTTTCTTTTCCAAACGCCGAAATCATACTAAGGTCACCCGGTACCCCTTTCTATAGTCTTTTGTCAATTTTCAGTAGGCTCATGCAAAAGTGACAATTCTTGTGCACATAATTGCAGTATTGAGAACTGGGGATCCCAAACTTCTGAATAGTTTGCTGTCTACTATTTTCCCTTTCTTTGACTTCTGCATTGTAGCACTGATATGATTAACTGAAACTAAACGCTTATTCATTTTCCTTTTTTAGCTGTATAGATTGTGTACTAGCTCCCCTTGTGATGTTCTTAATCATTCCGGTTCATGAGCAGGTAGTGGCAAGACATATACAATGCAACCTTTGCCTCTGAGAGCCGCCCAAGACATGATCCGTCTTGTGAATCAACCTGTCTATCGGAATCAAAATTTTAAGCTGTGGCTCAGCTACTTTGAGATATACGGTGGGAAACTCTATGATCTTCTATCGGACAGAAGGTTGGTTGTTGTGCACTTTGCCTATTACCTTTTTCTTTCCTGGGTCTGGTGATGCACATACTAACATTAATCATTTCATCCACAAATCCATATTTAGGAATGCTTAGTCAAAATGTTGGGTAGTGTttttttgaagttgcacttgctGTGTTTTATATTTATTTGCTACTTCTGAAATAATGGCAGTGCTTTTTGTTTTAAAAATTGAACCTCAGAGCCAGATTTTTGTTTGAAGTTTGGAACATTTATCATATGAGATTTACTGCTGCTCTGTGGACATCTAGCCTGAACTTGGATTTTGGTATCAGGACAATACTTTTGAAGGATTTAGTTTAACCAAAATTTCTCACCATTTTTTCTTTTGTAGACACTTACTGATGAGGGAGGATGGCAAGAAACAAGTTTGTATAGTCGGTCTGCAGGAATTTGAGGTTTCTGATGTCCAGATTGTCAGGGAATATATTGAGAGGGGAAATGCAGCAAGGAGCACGGGGTCAACAGGGGCCAATGAAGAGTCATCAAGGTCACATGCCATTCTTCAACTGGCTGTGAAGAAGCATATTATAGTAACTGAAACTAGGAGACAAAGGGACAGGGATGCTAATGAAGCTAAAAACACAAAGGCAGTGGGAAAAATATCTTTTATTGATCTTGCTGGAAGCGAACGTGGTGCTGATACAACAGATAATGATAGGCAGACAAGGTGCTATTTTCGCCCCCAGATTCATTTGCCTATTATTTTTCCAAACACTAACCTGGTACAATGAAATAATGTATTGACATGTATCTGTTATTATCACATCAGAATTGAAGGTGCAGAGATAAACAAGAGCCTCCTTGCCCTGAAGGAATGCATCCGGGCCCTTGACAATGATCAGATACACATTCCTTTCAGAGGAAGCAAGCTCACCGAGGTTCTCCGTGACTCATTTGTTGGCAACTCAaggacggtgatgatttcttgCATTTCTCCCAATGCAGGTTCATGTGAACACACATTAAATACGTTGAGATATGCCGATAGGTAATATCATGAAACATACTTCGTAAAGTCTAGTTCACATGTGGTAAATCATCATTTTAGACTGCTTCTGGCTATTAAGTAAATTTGCTGATCAATTGACAGGGTTAAAAGTCTTTCAAAGGGTGGCAACACAAGGAAGGAACAGTCTACTGCACCAACTATTCCTTCCATGAGGGAGTCTTCATCTGCTCCATCTTATCCTTTATCTGTTGAGGCTGAAGAAGTACCCAACCAGATCCAGGAGAAGAGACCTGTCGATATCTCTAGGAGAGGCGCTGAAAATTTTGCCTCAAACTCTTTGATGGAGCCTGACAGGAATAACTTCAGTATGATCCCAAGTTATTCTAATAGAGGAAAAGAGGAAAATGGTGCATCTGTTTTGAATGATAGGGAGAGGGTTGATTTTAGTTCTGGCCGAACTGTTTACAACAGTAAAGCACAGATAATTCCGAATTCAGCAAATGCACAAGATGAGGAAAAGGTTACCAGAGCCTCACCTCCCCGGAGGAAGGTTATAAGGGAAGACAAATCCGAAAAGCAGAGCAACTACACCAAAAAGGATAGTGGAATCGAGGTAAGTCGGCCTGGATATAAGGTGCAGCAGGTAAGGCAGTTGCAACAGCAGCAACGGCCAACGTCTGCTTCGGCTTCTCAGGTTTCGTCACGACAATCTGAAAAAGAGAGTTCATGCGATGATGTGGAGATAGATGCCATTCTTGAGGTAAACAATATTTTGCTGGCATTTCTGTCTTATTTATCCTGAATGGAACTTGTGGTGTAAATCTTTATTATGTATATTAGGAAGAGGAGGCCCTCATTGCAGCTCACAGGAAGGAAATCGAGAATACCATGGAGATCGTGCGGGAAGTAAGTTCCAGTTCATGTGCCGAGTAATTTTCTGTTATTGTTTAATTCATGCTCTTTAGACTGATTATCCTTGCTAAATTATTTCGTCCATGGTACTGAGGTTCCTACCATCTTATGATGCAAGGATACATATATTAATGTGCTCCTCTGGTAAAGATGGTGCCATATCGAGCACTTAGAATTCCAATCATTCCATAGAGAACTAGTTTTATCAGCTCTAATCTTAGCCCCTCactgaaaaagaaaagaaacttGAGTAATCCTGAGGGCTTTAAAAAAAAGAAATTTAAACCTTACAGTCTGAGTGGCATACCTTGTAATTAGCACTCATCTGCTTACGATCACCATGGTTTGATCTGAACTTAGGTTTTCATCATACTCAGATAGTATTAAGTGCCTTAGCATGCTGATACTAGCCATTTCTGTCTGCAAATAACCGTTTCAAAACTTGTGCCACTACTTTCTCCTTGTGCACATGAAAATTACCCATTTCATTCAGTTTAGTGTTGCTGCTCTCTTCTTACACCATTAGTCATTTAGGATATCAGGTATCCAGATTAGTTGGATACTGTAAAGCGTAAGTCAAATGTTGTGCTCATACATGCAAAAGCATTTCTAACTCTGTACATAAAAAAATCCTAGACTTATGCATCTAATCGTACGGGATCAGCCTATGTGGACTGTGTGCCCTTGTGTAATTCGCctgcccccccctcccccccctgaATTTCATGTGTGGGTCCCATCTCCTGATTTTCTCCCTAGCTACCCAACTCATCCTCTGTAAATCCCTCGTAGATGTACCATCGCTGTTTGTACACTTATGTTCCATTTTCGAAGACGTCTCtgctggttgagcatattggtagTTTACAAAACCATTCATTTGTGCCATGCTGCTACTGTATAAACTAAATGcacatttttgattttttttctcaggAGATGAACCTTTTGGCAGAAGTTGACCAACCAGGTAGCCTAATTGACGACTATGTGACACAATTGAGCTTTCTTCTGTCACGCAAGGCTGCAGGCTTGGTCAGCCTCCAAGCACGCCTATCAAGGTTTCAACAGCGCCTCAAAGAGCAGGAGATCCTTAGCCGTAAGAAATCATCCAGATAGCTGGTCATCGCTCATTGACTCTGGCCTTCTGCCTGCTCAGTAAATTTACCGGAGCTTGACCGCATTTCTTGAGATGCTTCTCTTCTGTGGTCTCCTGTAATGTTGGAACTGAGCAAGGAGCTAAAAGAAGACACCGCAGTGGCTCATGACTGGGTGAGTTGACTGGTTCATGCCATTTCGGACTTGGTTGTCAGGTTTGATCATCAGTTTGCGAGTAGTCCTTCTCACAGTTTGGCTGCACGGGCTTGTTTTTTTTCCGGCAGATGCATGGCTTGCCCTCAATGCCATTTTCCTTGGTATGAGGAGACGTCCGACGTGTAACTGTTTGCAGATATGGATGGGTTGATTTTTGCAGTGGCTCATGTACTATTGTGGACACAGATACATTATTGTTGTATTCTTTACTGATATTGTTTTTGATGACAAATGAAAATGTGTGTGTGGCAAAGTACTTGCAAGTTTTCTCCCCGTTATGCCTAGTGAGAATTTCAGGCACGTTTGCCAATGGCCGGGTTGTGCTCGTGGAGACCTGTCCGACGCTGCTGTAGCTAATACGCTATTGTCTGTGAATACCGCTGCGTCCTGCACCTTCAATATATGTAGAATAATTGGTGCCAGCTTCAGTCCCTCCGCTTCTGCTTGTAGTGGTGTAATGGCTTGCCttgatgtggctgaaattgttgcTTGCATCATGCCACCGTTTTGCTGCACCTGCCAGTATATTCCAAGACCCGCGTGTGTATTTTCTTTTGAGTTGTgatctccctcttcatgccatgctgcaTCAGTGGATATGCTGTTCAAAATTTGAGCATTGTGAGCTTGGAATGTAGTTCCCTGGATTAAGGGGTCTTGTCTTTGGTGCCTGCATTAAGAAAATTGATTTGTGATTATTCCTGCGCAATAGAATTCTTTTCTAAAGATAAGCTCTTTGAAATTGCCTGGGCTCCAAAATGGCAGCACATAAAGGTGAAAATATATTGCTTAAAGTAGCATGTGGGTGATTAGAGTTTTGAATTTAAAAAATAATAGAGTTTGAAGAATCATCATTTTGCATTAATAGATCAATTCTCACAAACCAAGGGTTTACAAACCAGGCAGCTCTCACAAAAGGGAACTTGAAAAAAAAATGTGCTAATCCTCTTCCATACCACATGTAGTGCAAAGTTTACTTATATGCTTAGAATATTTACCTGCTCTTTTACCCGATGGTAGCGCTTTCCTAAGTAGTCTCCATGCAAAGGTTTTAATTCTTGGAGCCATGTCTCCTGTCTTCCAAACCTGTTTCACAAGCATTTTTGTGTCGTTTGAGATGGCTGTAGGTCTTTTCTCCCCTTCCTGCTGCATGACCTATAAACAAAGCTTAATTTCCCTGTAGG encodes:
- the LOC123425839 gene encoding kinesin-like protein KIN-13A, producing MGDSSDAVMARWLQSAGLQHLAASSAGPAGDQRGAGVGALGGGAGGAGMLPSLLMQGYGPQSVEEKQRLYMLLRSLNFNGESLPASVSEPYTPTAQKFGSGTSAEGLYSPELRGELGAGLLDLHAMDDTGLLSEDVDSEPFEPSPFMPKEIDDDEDDMITGSQLGPADNYNAVTSEKEISTRENNVAKIKVVVRKRPLNRKELSRKEDDAVAVHDSSSLTVYEPKLKVDLTAYVEQHEFCFDAVLDEDVSNDEVYRETVEPIIPIIFQRTKATCFAYGQTGSGKTYTMQPLPLRAAQDMIRLVNQPVYRNQNFKLWLSYFEIYGGKLYDLLSDRRHLLMREDGKKQVCIVGLQEFEVSDVQIVREYIERGNAARSTGSTGANEESSRSHAILQLAVKKHIIVTETRRQRDRDANEAKNTKAVGKISFIDLAGSERGADTTDNDRQTRIEGAEINKSLLALKECIRALDNDQIHIPFRGSKLTEVLRDSFVGNSRTVMISCISPNAGSCEHTLNTLRYADRVKSLSKGGNTRKEQSTAPTIPSMRESSSAPSYPLSVEAEEVPNQIQEKRPVDISRRGAENFASNSLMEPDRNNFSMIPSYSNRGKEENGASVLNDRERVDFSSGRTVYNSKAQIIPNSANAQDEEKVTRASPPRRKVIREDKSEKQSNYTKKDSGIEVSRPGYKVQQVRQLQQQQRPTSASASQVSSRQSEKESSCDDVEIDAILEEEEALIAAHRKEIENTMEIVREEMNLLAEVDQPGSLIDDYVTQLSFLLSRKAAGLVSLQARLSRFQQRLKEQEILSRKKSSR